The proteins below come from a single Parachlamydiales bacterium genomic window:
- a CDS encoding TIGR01777 family oxidoreductase, translating into MKIAIAGASGLIGNRLIPFLESKGHRVTKIVRSASSNGEIHWDPSNHQIDATLLEGMDVIINLAGENIASGRWTEDRKKKILNSRIDGTRTLSEAVQKLQSPPQLFINASAIGIYGNRGNETLTEDSAPGAGFLADVCQQWEKAIVPLPHTRVVMLRFGAVLDPNGGILGKMLLPFKIGLGGVIGGGEQYISWVDISDLLDVFEFVISNNMLTGPVNAVAPDPVTNYEYTKTIGEVLSRPTFFSMPEFVARFAFGEMADEMILCSEKVLPSKLTANGFSFKHPKLKQSLEHLLA; encoded by the coding sequence CGTGACAAAGATTGTCCGCTCAGCTTCTTCCAATGGCGAAATTCATTGGGATCCCTCCAATCACCAAATTGATGCAACCCTGTTGGAAGGAATGGATGTGATCATTAATCTTGCAGGTGAAAATATCGCTTCCGGCCGTTGGACTGAAGATAGAAAGAAGAAGATATTAAATAGCCGTATCGATGGCACCCGCACTTTATCTGAAGCTGTACAGAAATTACAAAGCCCTCCCCAGTTATTCATCAATGCGTCTGCCATAGGAATTTACGGTAACCGAGGAAATGAGACTTTGACAGAAGACTCTGCACCGGGAGCGGGTTTCTTAGCCGACGTTTGCCAGCAATGGGAAAAAGCTATAGTCCCATTGCCGCATACGCGTGTGGTGATGTTGCGGTTTGGGGCAGTCCTGGACCCTAACGGTGGGATTTTAGGCAAAATGCTACTTCCTTTTAAAATAGGTTTAGGTGGGGTCATAGGCGGGGGAGAACAATATATTAGCTGGGTTGATATTTCGGATTTGTTGGATGTATTTGAATTTGTTATCTCAAACAATATGCTTACGGGCCCTGTCAATGCTGTGGCGCCGGATCCTGTGACAAATTATGAGTATACCAAAACAATAGGTGAAGTTCTAAGTCGACCTACGTTTTTTTCTATGCCTGAATTTGTTGCTAGATTTGCTTTTGGTGAGATGGCGGACGAAATGATTTTATGCAGCGAAAAAGTGCTACCTTCAAAACTAACTGCAAATGGCTTTAGTTTTAAACATCCAAAATTAAAACAAAGTTTAGAGCATCTTTTAGCTTAA